A stretch of Acidimicrobiales bacterium DNA encodes these proteins:
- a CDS encoding MFS transporter, whose protein sequence is MVQLLSPRRRPDGWRPNPSVVLAVILTAQMMVVLDATIVNVALPHIQRSLGFSSSALSWVLNAYVLTFGGLLLLGARAGDLLGRRRTFITGIALFSVSSLVGGLATSGWLLLAARAAQGVGGALAAPAALALLTVVFPEGPQRVKAIGLFTTVSAAGAATGLVAGGLLTEWASWRWVMFVNVPIGLAVIATGLWVLTETDRRRGRFDLAGAITSTAGMTGIVLGLVEAGTSGWSSPITVGSLAIGVALVSLFIRIERNAEEPILPLRILADPTRASANAARGLGYAGMYGMIFFLTQFLQDVQHHSALVTGLGFLPAPASVFLSSQLTSKVLVRRVQPKVLMLSGSLLSALGLILLTQLHAGTPYIQLLPSFILTGWGMGLSFVSLTTAGLHGVEPADAGAASGVINVAQQVGAALGLAVLVSIFDGVTSAGKSGGLAQAGVHSVATASLIHGLDFTLGIAAAFAVAALVVVAGFVRTGPPERVPLPEPELEMVEAA, encoded by the coding sequence ATGGTCCAGCTGTTAAGTCCCCGGCGCCGCCCGGACGGGTGGCGCCCGAATCCTTCGGTGGTCCTCGCCGTCATCCTCACCGCCCAGATGATGGTCGTGCTTGACGCGACTATCGTCAACGTCGCTTTACCCCATATACAGCGCAGCCTCGGTTTCTCGAGCTCAGCGTTGTCGTGGGTGCTGAACGCATACGTCTTGACCTTCGGAGGGCTCCTGCTGCTGGGTGCACGCGCGGGCGACCTCCTCGGCCGTCGCCGGACTTTCATCACCGGCATCGCGCTCTTTTCGGTGAGCTCGCTAGTGGGAGGTCTGGCCACCTCGGGGTGGTTGCTGCTCGCCGCCCGCGCGGCCCAGGGCGTCGGAGGTGCTCTTGCCGCTCCAGCTGCGCTCGCCCTGCTAACGGTCGTCTTCCCAGAGGGGCCTCAACGGGTCAAGGCGATCGGGCTCTTCACCACCGTTTCAGCCGCTGGCGCGGCCACGGGTTTGGTCGCTGGCGGCCTGCTCACCGAGTGGGCGTCGTGGCGGTGGGTCATGTTCGTGAACGTCCCGATCGGCTTGGCGGTCATTGCCACCGGTCTGTGGGTTCTGACCGAGACCGATCGCCGTCGCGGACGGTTCGACCTCGCCGGTGCGATCACTTCCACCGCAGGAATGACCGGAATCGTTCTCGGCCTGGTCGAGGCCGGCACATCCGGCTGGAGCTCGCCCATCACGGTCGGCTCGCTCGCGATCGGTGTCGCTCTCGTGTCGCTTTTCATCAGGATCGAAAGAAACGCCGAGGAGCCGATCCTTCCGCTTCGGATCCTGGCCGATCCGACCCGCGCGTCCGCTAACGCAGCCCGCGGCCTCGGCTACGCGGGGATGTACGGCATGATCTTCTTCCTCACCCAGTTCCTGCAGGACGTCCAGCATCATTCGGCGCTGGTCACCGGGCTCGGTTTCCTGCCGGCTCCGGCGTCGGTGTTCCTGTCGTCGCAGCTGACCAGCAAGGTGTTGGTCAGGCGGGTACAACCGAAGGTCCTGATGCTTTCAGGCTCGCTTCTTTCGGCGCTCGGGCTGATTCTGCTGACACAACTGCACGCCGGCACTCCCTACATTCAGCTGCTGCCGAGCTTCATCCTCACCGGGTGGGGTATGGGCCTGTCGTTCGTCAGCCTCACTACTGCCGGTTTGCACGGGGTCGAGCCCGCGGATGCCGGTGCTGCGTCGGGTGTCATCAACGTTGCGCAGCAGGTCGGTGCGGCGCTGGGGCTCGCCGTGCTGGTCTCGATATTTGACGGTGTCACAAGCGCCGGCAAGTCCGGAGGATTGGCACAAGCGGGAGTGCATTCAGTAGCCACGGCGTCGCTCATCCACGGGCTTGACTTCACCCTCGGCATCGCTGCTGCATTCGCGGTCGCTGCGCTGGTGGTCGTCGCCGGGTTCGTTCGTACCGGCCCACCCGAGAGGGTGCCGCTTCCCGAGCCGGAGCTCGAGATGGTGGAGGCAGCTTAA
- a CDS encoding VOC family protein — MTIRWMTAFIDRPADPFDNAVEFWMETTGTKLSSARGDHKEFATLLPPGGDAYLRVQRVGDCGGSHLDLHVDDVEGFVRRAHAMGAHVEHPPGGPPLIRSPAGMVACVVNHHGESIRPGALMSPEGAVSIVDQLCIDVPEDGFDEECAFWSGLTGWVLQSSSSHPEFKFLIRPAWSPLRLLLQRREDSDGPARSHLDIACDDVKLLVDDHLRLGAFLLEEFADWTCMIDPAGLPYCITRRNPHTGLLSTPTPDYGP; from the coding sequence ATGACTATCCGATGGATGACCGCGTTCATTGACCGGCCAGCGGATCCATTCGATAACGCAGTCGAGTTCTGGATGGAGACGACCGGCACCAAGCTCTCGTCGGCTCGGGGTGATCACAAGGAGTTCGCCACCCTGCTACCACCCGGTGGGGATGCATACCTGCGGGTGCAGAGGGTCGGCGATTGTGGTGGCAGCCACCTCGATTTGCACGTCGACGACGTAGAAGGCTTCGTACGCCGTGCGCACGCGATGGGCGCTCACGTCGAACATCCTCCCGGGGGACCGCCGCTGATCCGCTCCCCCGCCGGGATGGTCGCCTGCGTCGTCAACCATCACGGGGAGTCGATCCGACCAGGCGCTCTCATGTCGCCCGAAGGGGCCGTGTCGATCGTCGACCAGTTGTGCATCGACGTACCTGAAGATGGGTTCGACGAGGAGTGCGCATTTTGGTCAGGTCTTACCGGTTGGGTCTTGCAGTCGTCGTCATCGCACCCGGAGTTCAAGTTCCTCATCAGGCCGGCGTGGTCGCCACTACGTCTGCTGCTTCAGCGCCGCGAGGACAGCGACGGGCCGGCGCGGTCACATCTCGACATCGCGTGCGACGATGTCAAGCTTCTCGTGGACGACCACCTGCGACTGGGCGCGTTCTTGCTCGAGGAGTTCGCGGACTGGACCTGCATGATCGACCCTGCTGGGCTCCCCTACTGCATCACCCGGCGGAACCCACACACCGGGCTGCTCTCAACGCCTACGCCTGATTACGGTCCCTGA
- a CDS encoding nuclear transport factor 2 family protein — protein sequence METSDEIRTALESLIETFGSPAMGKSFLETISTEPGTLVIGTDPDEWWDDLDRIKAVMTAQSDELQGMSVKLEHAEGWVERDVGWGAGKMQIALPGETPVTTRITAVFTRRPDGWKMAQAHASMGVSNKEALGKDLTT from the coding sequence ATGGAGACTTCTGACGAAATCCGGACCGCGCTGGAATCTCTGATCGAAACGTTCGGGTCCCCCGCCATGGGCAAGTCCTTCCTGGAGACGATCTCGACTGAGCCTGGAACACTCGTGATCGGTACCGACCCTGACGAGTGGTGGGACGACCTAGATCGCATCAAGGCGGTGATGACCGCGCAAAGCGACGAACTTCAGGGGATGTCCGTCAAGCTCGAGCATGCCGAAGGATGGGTCGAACGCGACGTCGGGTGGGGAGCCGGCAAGATGCAGATCGCGCTCCCAGGCGAAACCCCGGTCACGACGCGGATCACCGCAGTCTTCACGCGGAGGCCGGACGGCTGGAAGATGGCTCAGGCTCACGCTTCTATGGGGGTCAGCAACAAGGAAGCGCTCGGCAAGGACCTCACGACCTGA
- a CDS encoding Gfo/Idh/MocA family oxidoreductase: MQRRRLRDMSTEGSRTIRIGCLGAARIAPAALIRPARNCAGVEVTAVAAREKGRAEAFASKHGVPRVYGSYRELVEADDVDAVYVPLPNGLHAEWAIAAIEAGKHVLCEKPFTANAGEAERVRDIARRSDRVVMEAFHWRYHPLAQRMLDVISSGDLGRLTRIEAALVFPLPRWSDIRWQLGLAGGSLMDAGCYPVHIVRTLAGTEPRVSSARAKVRTPQVDRWIRAELDFGGGASGLVTAGMWASPVFRAQATVRGTAGTMTVINPLAPQFFNLLTVKAKGQTRRARVRGQATYDYQMQAFADAVRDGKPFPTGPDDGVANMRAIDAIYEAAGLEPRRGSTDPY; this comes from the coding sequence GTGCAGCGAAGACGGCTGCGCGATATGAGCACGGAGGGGTCCCGGACGATTCGCATCGGGTGCCTGGGAGCAGCTCGCATCGCTCCCGCAGCGTTGATCCGGCCTGCTCGCAATTGCGCCGGTGTGGAGGTGACGGCAGTCGCCGCTCGTGAAAAGGGGCGAGCGGAGGCGTTCGCGTCGAAGCATGGAGTGCCTCGCGTGTACGGCTCGTATCGAGAGCTGGTGGAGGCTGACGACGTGGACGCCGTGTACGTGCCCCTGCCCAACGGCCTGCACGCCGAGTGGGCTATCGCGGCAATCGAGGCCGGCAAGCACGTCCTGTGCGAAAAACCGTTCACGGCTAACGCCGGCGAAGCCGAACGGGTGCGGGATATCGCCCGGCGGTCCGACCGAGTGGTGATGGAAGCGTTTCATTGGCGCTACCACCCGCTCGCGCAACGGATGCTCGACGTGATCTCGTCTGGCGACCTGGGACGTCTCACCCGGATCGAAGCGGCGCTCGTCTTCCCGCTCCCGAGATGGTCCGACATCCGGTGGCAGCTCGGCCTTGCCGGTGGCTCGCTCATGGATGCCGGCTGCTACCCCGTGCACATAGTCCGGACTCTGGCCGGTACCGAACCCAGGGTCTCCTCGGCACGGGCCAAGGTGCGTACACCCCAGGTCGACCGCTGGATTCGCGCCGAGCTCGATTTCGGCGGCGGCGCTTCCGGGCTGGTAACCGCGGGAATGTGGGCTTCCCCGGTCTTCAGGGCACAGGCGACCGTGCGCGGCACGGCGGGAACCATGACCGTAATCAACCCCCTTGCCCCTCAGTTCTTCAATCTCCTGACGGTCAAGGCCAAGGGACAGACGCGCCGTGCGCGGGTTCGCGGGCAGGCGACCTACGACTATCAGATGCAAGCCTTTGCCGATGCGGTCCGAGACGGGAAGCCGTTCCCCACAGGTCCGGACGACGGTGTCGCCAACATGCGGGCGATCGACGCCATCTACGAGGCTGCCGGGCTCGAACCTCGCCGGGGAAGCACCGACCCGTACTGA
- a CDS encoding pyridoxamine 5'-phosphate oxidase family protein, protein MAERDLLRMTNLEIADHLEEGHRAQIATYNSDGSIHLVPMAYVIYEDRVTLWTDPGSRKVNNLRADPRLTCLVELGEDFRSFRAVQLVGTGSLITDFEASRKVGEALFSRTMGTLSDDIRAYVASLAADRVGVAVQPSVVVSWDHRKLDDVRPDQIGT, encoded by the coding sequence GTGGCTGAACGCGATCTGCTTCGGATGACCAATCTCGAGATCGCCGACCACCTCGAAGAGGGCCACCGGGCGCAAATCGCCACGTACAACTCTGACGGCTCGATCCATCTGGTGCCGATGGCCTACGTGATCTACGAGGACAGGGTCACCTTGTGGACGGATCCCGGATCCCGGAAGGTGAACAACCTGCGGGCAGACCCGCGGCTGACCTGTCTCGTCGAACTAGGCGAGGATTTCCGGTCGTTCCGGGCGGTGCAACTGGTAGGAACCGGTTCCCTCATCACCGATTTCGAAGCTTCTCGGAAGGTGGGCGAAGCTCTCTTCTCCCGCACGATGGGGACTTTGAGTGACGACATCCGCGCGTATGTGGCCTCGCTTGCCGCGGACCGCGTCGGCGTCGCGGTCCAGCCTTCGGTCGTTGTTTCGTGGGACCATCGCAAACTTGACGACGTCCGCCCGGACCAGATCGGCACCTAG
- a CDS encoding VOC family protein: MPDVSRYEHGVPSWVDIGLPDLAAGVRFYKDLFGWDAQDMGEETGHYTIASKNGKQVAALSTAQDPGPPRWTTYINVDDVDDVVKKAESAGGNVIVAPMDVMSAGRMAIFADTTGAVIAVWQPRDHKGAELVNEPGAFTWSELSTSDPAKSKAFYSEVFAWTWGGSDEYAEAQVSGRTIGGVMPRSPEIPAEVPDNWLVYFGSEDVDSQAKKASGMGATVLVEPTDIPNTGRFAVLLDPQGAAFALFKG, encoded by the coding sequence ATGCCGGATGTATCGCGGTACGAGCACGGCGTTCCAAGCTGGGTCGACATCGGGTTACCCGATCTCGCTGCGGGTGTTCGGTTCTACAAGGACCTGTTCGGCTGGGATGCCCAGGACATGGGTGAGGAAACCGGCCATTACACCATCGCCTCCAAGAACGGAAAACAGGTCGCCGCTCTGAGCACCGCCCAAGACCCCGGACCGCCGAGATGGACCACCTACATCAACGTCGACGACGTCGATGACGTGGTCAAGAAGGCGGAGTCCGCCGGGGGGAACGTAATCGTCGCTCCGATGGACGTCATGTCCGCCGGACGCATGGCGATATTCGCCGACACGACCGGCGCGGTGATAGCGGTGTGGCAACCCCGTGACCACAAAGGGGCAGAACTGGTCAACGAGCCGGGTGCCTTCACGTGGAGCGAACTGTCGACGTCTGACCCCGCCAAGTCGAAGGCGTTCTACTCAGAGGTGTTCGCCTGGACGTGGGGAGGCAGTGACGAGTACGCCGAAGCTCAGGTGAGCGGCCGGACCATCGGCGGCGTAATGCCCCGGTCGCCCGAAATCCCCGCCGAGGTTCCGGACAACTGGCTCGTCTACTTCGGTTCGGAAGATGTTGACTCTCAGGCCAAGAAAGCCTCGGGGATGGGGGCAACTGTCCTGGTTGAACCGACCGACATCCCTAATACCGGAAGATTCGCGGTTCTTCTGGATCCGCAGGGAGCTGCTTTCGCTCTCTTCAAGGGTTAG
- a CDS encoding TfoX/Sxy family protein: MAYDELLANRIRELIGAHPDVTEQKMFGGLAFLIGGNMAIAASGQGGVLVRVHPSKSQSIVGKSDAKTAVMRGRAMDGWLRVADEHVSTQRQLGKWVKLGVDYAGSLPPKTKAKRSG; encoded by the coding sequence GTGGCCTACGACGAACTGCTCGCCAATCGGATTCGGGAACTGATCGGGGCACACCCCGACGTCACCGAGCAGAAGATGTTCGGCGGCTTGGCGTTCCTGATTGGAGGGAACATGGCGATCGCGGCGAGCGGGCAGGGAGGGGTGCTCGTGCGCGTCCATCCTTCAAAGTCCCAGTCGATCGTAGGCAAGTCGGATGCCAAAACCGCGGTCATGCGTGGACGGGCGATGGACGGCTGGCTTCGAGTCGCCGACGAGCACGTGAGCACCCAACGGCAGCTCGGCAAATGGGTCAAGCTCGGGGTCGACTACGCCGGTTCGTTACCTCCCAAGACCAAGGCGAAACGTAGTGGCTGA
- a CDS encoding FAD-dependent oxidoreductase, with product MSDDRIEADVCVVGAGYAGLTAARQLQAGGLSVAVLEARDRVGGRIWTQALPGAGVIDRGGAWLAPGHEAIFRLANELGVSTYKTWVKGAHLLVDGDRNRRYTGLIPKISPLAVLSIALAQTKVDRVAKRVPADAPWTADRAAEWDARTVADWAEHSGVRRGIGFDLFEMAVRGLFATDLEEVSYLHLLQLVSAHKSISKLFSIEGGAQENMVHGGAGSIAQRIADRLGDAVKLGVPVRAITQNGGGAAVDGDGLSVRCRDVVVATPPALTLKIAFDPALPADRATLYKSAVAGVETKTLVVYDTAFWRDEGFSGQSAGPGSAAEVTLDASPPSGSPGVLASFTFGPVAKRVDAMESGERRRSVLDALIRRFGPKSAAPSEFVETAWWNEEWSRGCSMAHLPPGVLTSHGYLLREPFGRIHWAGTETAGTSHGAIDGAVRSGERAASEIVESTVRNG from the coding sequence ATGTCCGACGACCGTATCGAAGCCGACGTTTGCGTCGTCGGTGCGGGCTACGCGGGGTTGACCGCGGCACGGCAGTTACAGGCCGGGGGTTTGTCGGTTGCGGTGCTCGAAGCGCGTGATCGGGTCGGCGGCCGTATATGGACGCAGGCGCTACCGGGGGCTGGGGTCATCGACCGGGGCGGTGCGTGGCTCGCCCCTGGCCACGAGGCAATCTTCAGACTTGCCAACGAGTTGGGGGTGTCGACCTACAAGACCTGGGTGAAGGGGGCCCACCTTCTCGTGGACGGGGACCGGAATCGTCGTTACACCGGTCTCATCCCCAAGATCAGCCCCCTCGCCGTGCTGAGCATCGCCCTGGCCCAAACCAAGGTCGACCGTGTTGCCAAACGGGTCCCAGCCGACGCACCCTGGACGGCTGACCGCGCCGCCGAGTGGGATGCTCGGACCGTGGCGGACTGGGCCGAGCACTCCGGCGTTCGCAGGGGCATCGGATTCGACCTGTTCGAGATGGCTGTTCGCGGCCTTTTCGCAACCGACCTGGAAGAGGTTTCCTACCTACATCTGCTTCAACTCGTCAGCGCTCACAAGAGCATCAGCAAGCTCTTCTCGATAGAAGGCGGCGCGCAGGAGAACATGGTTCACGGTGGGGCTGGTTCGATAGCCCAGCGAATCGCGGATCGCCTCGGGGACGCGGTGAAGCTGGGGGTACCCGTCCGGGCAATCACCCAGAACGGCGGCGGCGCGGCAGTTGATGGCGATGGTTTGTCGGTTCGGTGCCGAGACGTGGTTGTTGCGACACCGCCGGCGCTGACGCTGAAGATCGCATTCGATCCTGCCCTCCCCGCCGACCGAGCGACTCTGTACAAGAGCGCCGTCGCTGGTGTCGAGACGAAGACCCTCGTTGTGTACGACACCGCGTTCTGGCGCGACGAGGGGTTCAGTGGGCAGAGCGCGGGGCCGGGATCCGCGGCAGAGGTAACCCTCGATGCTTCGCCGCCGTCCGGATCGCCGGGGGTGCTTGCTTCGTTCACCTTCGGTCCCGTTGCCAAGAGGGTCGACGCGATGGAAAGCGGGGAACGGAGGCGATCAGTTCTCGACGCGCTCATCCGGCGGTTCGGACCGAAATCTGCCGCGCCTTCCGAGTTCGTCGAAACGGCATGGTGGAACGAAGAGTGGTCCAGGGGATGCTCCATGGCGCACCTTCCCCCGGGTGTCCTCACCAGCCATGGGTACCTGCTGCGCGAGCCTTTCGGAAGGATCCACTGGGCCGGCACGGAGACAGCGGGCACCAGCCACGGAGCCATCGACGGCGCCGTCCGTTCCGGGGAACGCGCCGCTTCGGAGATCGTCGAGAGCACCGTCCGCAATGGTTAA
- a CDS encoding DsbA family oxidoreductase, which yields MLVEIWSDAVCPWCYIGKRRFETALGEFEHREEVEVRWRSYELDPRAPFRRSGNMAEHLARKYGMTVEQAGARIESMNRLAADEGLEYDLARTPGGNTFDAHRLIHLGYERNPETGAAVKEALLKAYFINLEPISEPEVLQRIAESVGLDAGEVRDLLGSDSLSTEVRADEADAAELGCTGVPFFVIDRAFAIHGAQDPGTFLATLRRAWSRSHPVEVVPAPGGSACSEDGCAI from the coding sequence ATGCTGGTAGAGATCTGGTCAGACGCTGTGTGCCCCTGGTGCTACATAGGCAAGCGACGGTTCGAGACTGCGCTCGGGGAATTCGAGCACAGGGAGGAAGTCGAAGTCCGCTGGCGGAGCTACGAGCTCGACCCTCGCGCCCCTTTCCGGCGCTCCGGGAACATGGCGGAGCACCTGGCGAGGAAGTATGGGATGACAGTCGAGCAGGCCGGCGCTCGCATCGAGAGCATGAACCGGCTGGCCGCAGATGAAGGCCTCGAGTACGACCTTGCGCGGACGCCGGGCGGGAACACGTTCGACGCCCACAGGCTGATACATCTTGGTTACGAAAGAAATCCCGAAACCGGCGCGGCAGTCAAGGAGGCTCTCCTGAAGGCGTACTTCATCAACCTGGAACCGATCAGCGAGCCGGAAGTGCTCCAGCGAATCGCCGAGTCTGTGGGCCTTGATGCCGGCGAGGTGAGGGATCTGCTCGGCTCCGACAGCCTCTCGACGGAAGTCCGCGCGGACGAGGCAGACGCGGCGGAGCTGGGTTGCACCGGGGTTCCCTTCTTCGTGATCGACCGGGCGTTTGCGATTCACGGAGCCCAGGATCCCGGCACGTTCCTCGCAACGCTGAGGAGAGCCTGGTCGCGATCTCACCCCGTCGAAGTGGTACCGGCTCCGGGGGGCTCAGCGTGCAGCGAAGACGGCTGCGCGATATGA
- a CDS encoding zinc-binding alcohol dehydrogenase family protein codes for MKAAVYYSTGAPDVFRYEDVLDPVPGQSDLLLRVEAVSIEGGDTLNRLHGEMATVPHIVGYQCAGTVLDVGSAAEGFAVGDRVVTVGLNGSHAELRAVPATFAWRLPDGLSTEEGACVPVPFGTADDCLFEFGHLAGGETALIHAGASGVGIAAIQLAKRAGARVLATASSDEKLDRLKPLGLDEGINYVSSDFVAEARRITDGRGVDVIVDSVGGKTLQDSLHALAYRGRCVSVGDAGRSAVESLDVSNMRPNNQTLSGYFLGAELFLSPRAHALIARLLDRIASGELRVVVDRTYPLSEAAEAHAYIESRQSFGRVVLIP; via the coding sequence GTGAAGGCAGCCGTCTACTACTCCACGGGAGCACCCGACGTCTTTCGCTACGAAGATGTCCTTGACCCGGTGCCAGGACAATCGGACCTCCTCCTGCGAGTCGAGGCGGTGAGCATCGAGGGCGGCGACACCCTCAACCGCCTGCACGGAGAAATGGCGACGGTTCCGCACATCGTGGGATATCAGTGTGCCGGGACGGTTCTCGACGTCGGATCGGCCGCAGAGGGGTTCGCGGTGGGCGATCGTGTCGTCACCGTAGGCCTCAACGGGTCGCACGCGGAGCTTCGCGCGGTTCCCGCGACCTTCGCGTGGAGGCTGCCGGATGGCTTGTCGACCGAAGAAGGAGCGTGCGTGCCGGTCCCGTTCGGGACCGCGGACGACTGCCTTTTCGAGTTCGGCCACCTGGCCGGCGGCGAGACTGCGCTGATCCACGCCGGCGCCAGCGGCGTAGGGATCGCTGCGATCCAGCTCGCCAAGCGTGCCGGTGCGAGGGTTCTCGCTACCGCCTCGAGCGACGAAAAGCTCGACCGTCTCAAGCCGCTCGGGCTCGACGAGGGCATCAACTACGTCAGTTCCGACTTTGTCGCAGAGGCCCGCCGGATCACCGACGGTCGAGGCGTCGACGTGATCGTCGACTCTGTGGGCGGCAAGACCCTCCAGGACAGCTTGCACGCGCTCGCGTACCGGGGTCGGTGCGTAAGCGTCGGAGATGCCGGACGATCGGCGGTGGAGAGCCTCGACGTCTCCAATATGCGGCCCAACAACCAGACACTGTCGGGCTACTTCCTCGGGGCGGAGCTGTTTCTGTCGCCGCGCGCACACGCTCTTATCGCTCGACTGCTCGATCGGATCGCGAGCGGAGAGCTGAGGGTGGTGGTCGACCGAACCTATCCGCTATCCGAAGCCGCGGAGGCGCACGCTTACATCGAGAGCCGGCAGTCCTTCGGTCGGGTGGTGCTCATCCCCTGA
- a CDS encoding PaaI family thioesterase, translated as MADWDGAGFESAIPLAKTLGISFQTTEPELVKARLNWSDGLCTTGGMLHGGVLMALADTTGAACAFMNLPEGAGGTTTIESKTNFLRAVREGFVESTSKPLHVGRTVIVVETDLRDHHANLVARVTQSQLVLQPR; from the coding sequence GTGGCTGACTGGGACGGGGCAGGATTCGAGTCAGCCATTCCGCTCGCAAAGACGCTGGGCATCTCATTCCAGACCACCGAACCCGAGTTGGTCAAGGCTCGGCTCAACTGGTCCGATGGGCTCTGCACAACCGGCGGAATGCTCCACGGCGGAGTTCTCATGGCCCTCGCAGACACGACCGGAGCCGCCTGTGCCTTCATGAACCTGCCGGAGGGGGCGGGCGGGACTACGACAATCGAGTCCAAGACCAACTTCCTCCGTGCGGTGCGCGAGGGATTCGTGGAGTCCACATCCAAGCCGCTGCACGTCGGACGGACGGTCATCGTGGTCGAAACCGATCTCAGAGACCATCACGCCAACCTGGTCGCGCGCGTCACCCAGTCGCAGCTGGTGCTCCAGCCTCGTTAG
- a CDS encoding TetR family transcriptional regulator: MAGEHDNQAEGSVSDRPLRADARRNYERLVDAARKVFADQGGGASMESIAKQAAVGVGTLYRHFPRRIDIVEAVYRDDVDTLVGSADRGMTELEPWEALEAWLRAYVDYGRAKRTFLNELHEAFEKNPDLKPASRERIIAACERVVKRAQEAGVARTDINGEDLMQLVSPMCMNGTLEADQGGRLLNMILDGLHTPTA; the protein is encoded by the coding sequence ATGGCCGGCGAGCACGACAATCAGGCGGAAGGCAGCGTCAGCGACCGCCCCCTTCGTGCCGATGCCCGCCGGAACTACGAGCGCCTGGTCGACGCGGCCCGCAAGGTGTTCGCCGACCAGGGCGGCGGCGCATCCATGGAATCGATCGCCAAGCAGGCCGCAGTCGGGGTCGGGACCCTATACCGACATTTCCCCAGGCGGATCGACATCGTCGAAGCCGTTTATCGCGACGACGTCGACACCCTGGTTGGCTCTGCCGATCGGGGGATGACGGAGCTCGAGCCGTGGGAGGCCCTCGAAGCGTGGTTACGCGCTTATGTCGACTACGGGCGCGCCAAGCGAACGTTCCTCAACGAGCTGCACGAGGCGTTCGAAAAGAATCCGGATCTGAAGCCGGCCTCGCGCGAGCGGATTATTGCCGCTTGCGAGCGCGTCGTGAAGCGCGCCCAAGAGGCGGGTGTTGCCCGGACCGACATCAATGGGGAGGATCTCATGCAGCTGGTGTCCCCGATGTGCATGAACGGCACCCTCGAGGCCGACCAAGGCGGCCGGCTGCTCAACATGATCCTGGACGGACTGCACACTCCGACCGCCTGA
- a CDS encoding DUF1059 domain-containing protein: MPRKVADCRDFPSESGCTLTIAGEEDEVMRAALQHAVDMHGHQDTEEVRAWLKEHLKDEVPSPA, encoded by the coding sequence ATGCCGAGGAAGGTAGCCGACTGTAGGGACTTCCCCAGCGAGAGCGGATGCACGCTGACCATCGCGGGGGAAGAGGACGAGGTAATGAGAGCGGCGTTGCAGCACGCCGTCGATATGCACGGGCACCAGGACACCGAAGAGGTGCGGGCCTGGCTGAAGGAGCACCTGAAGGACGAGGTGCCTTCGCCGGCCTGA
- a CDS encoding phytanoyl-CoA dioxygenase family protein, protein MSESVEKHVAEVRTRGWTVLEDAIEPGLVDALAEDLDRLERDLDVQPSDNSFEGRSTLRVYNLLARGEVWWQVPVHPAVLPVVEGVLDNGCLISSLSSINIGSGQTAQPIHADDQLIPLPKPHPATVCNTMWALTDFTEPNGATRVISGTHLADDSPVYGQHYDSEPAVMKRGSVLVWHGSLWHGGGANQTDRKRVGIAMNYCAGFIRQQENQQLGVPVEMVRRMPRRLQELVGYSIYNGLIGHIDKQSPRSVLLKPETEKSQMIWDQVG, encoded by the coding sequence ATGAGCGAATCTGTAGAAAAGCACGTCGCCGAGGTCAGGACCCGAGGGTGGACCGTACTGGAGGATGCCATCGAACCAGGCCTGGTTGACGCCTTGGCAGAGGACCTCGATCGGTTGGAGCGCGACCTGGACGTCCAGCCGTCCGACAACTCGTTCGAGGGACGGAGCACCTTGAGGGTCTACAACCTTCTGGCGAGAGGTGAGGTGTGGTGGCAAGTGCCGGTGCATCCGGCGGTGCTGCCGGTGGTGGAAGGAGTCCTTGACAACGGTTGTCTCATCTCGTCGCTCTCTTCCATCAACATCGGGTCCGGGCAGACCGCGCAACCCATCCACGCAGACGATCAGCTGATCCCTCTCCCGAAGCCTCATCCTGCGACGGTGTGCAACACGATGTGGGCGCTCACCGACTTCACCGAGCCCAACGGAGCGACCCGGGTTATCTCGGGAACCCACCTCGCCGACGACTCGCCCGTGTACGGACAGCACTACGACTCCGAGCCAGCGGTGATGAAACGGGGGAGCGTCTTGGTCTGGCACGGGAGCCTCTGGCACGGAGGGGGTGCCAACCAGACCGATCGGAAGCGGGTCGGGATCGCGATGAACTACTGCGCCGGTTTCATCCGGCAGCAGGAGAACCAGCAGTTAGGCGTCCCGGTGGAGATGGTCAGGCGGATGCCCCGCCGGCTCCAGGAGCTGGTCGGGTACAGCATCTACAACGGCCTGATCGGACACATTGACAAGCAGAGCCCCCGGTCTGTGCTCCTCAAACCCGAGACCGAAAAGAGCCAGATGATCTGGGACCAGGTCGGCTGA